A window of Castanea sativa cultivar Marrone di Chiusa Pesio chromosome 8, ASM4071231v1 genomic DNA:
CCTTTATGCAACTGACTAACCTTACCTTCCCTCTTTTTCTACAGCTATCAAGCGTCCTTTTTTAAGCAAGTTCCACCGTGATCGCGTCCACAGAGCTCGTCTACACACTGAGAGGAATTTTCACTCGTTGGTGACTCTTCAACACTTGCACACGTGGGGACTTGGCCTTGAGCCATCTGCTGAAGCCCTTGCCCATGAGTAAATTGTTCATAGACATGCGTGCCTTCCttacttaaatattttttttatacatatgtatatatgatTTAGGAATGACAActatgaaagaaaacaaagggaagGAAGTGATTGATGAGACGACCAGATTTGAGGCCTAAACACAGCCTCGTCCTGCTGCTGGAGACaaaaggaaaagcttgtccaagAACTTCGACTTGGGAAGCTTACCCAGTCATCGGGGGAAGAAGACCAAGCATGGGTCATCTAGGCCTAAAATTACCAAGTCTGACCCTCCTTCCTCTTAGCCGTCCATCACAGTTGTTGATGTTGATTCGTCCATGACGGTTGACGCTACTTCGTTCAAAACCCATGCTCCTACATCGTCCAAACCTCCCCAAAGGATTCCTATGAACCTACTGGAGAATAAGGACTTAGCCTAGGAACGATTTCAAAAGGCTGTAACTGGTGAGGACGTAGCTGCGTGCAATGATATGTCTTTAAGGGAGTTCGAGCACTCTGGTGTTCATGATCTTTTTAAGGTAAGCACATTTGCCTCGTCTTGTTTTAgcaatattattttctattattattgtcatttttcccTCTTGAACCTTTTTAATTATCTACGCAGACAATGTCGAAGTTTATAGCTGCGTCCAGAcaggccacagagatggacaAGACAAGGATCCTTCTTGAAAAAAGGATCGAAGAAATTAAAGGTGACTGTAAAACTTGGGCCGAGGTGGCAAACAAGGCCAAGCACGAGGTTAAAGGGTTGAATACTTTGGTGGGGGAGTTGAAATCTGATGCTGCCAAGAAGGATGCACGTCTTGAccttcttcaaaagaagaacGACGAGCTGAGTTCCCTTCTCAAAAAGGCCAAAGACGATGCTGTGATGGAGTTTAGAGCGTCTAGGGAATTTACTAACTTGCTGGACACCAATTATGCAGTGGGGTTTGAGGATTTCAGAATGGATGCCATAGAAAACTTCTGGGGTTGCTTTAGCACTATCAAACTCAACATTGGTGCTGCTACAAGTTCCCTCCTCCaaacaggctcagacgatgtcaATGTCGAGGATGATGCCACCACCCAACTTGCTCAAGATGACCCTAAAACCGGAGATGCTTAGTAGAATTTCGTATTGGaaaaagttattttctttttttctctttcctattTTTTAAGAGGTCCATTGTTTAAGACCATCTGAAATTTACCCAAGTACATTTTACTCGTCCTAGATATTTGAGACGAGTTCCCAAACAGTTGTTTGCTTATGCTTTTACTTTGAGGGTTTTCAGACGATGGTCGTCTACCCCCCAAGACTGATTGGTGAATGTTTATTTTCTATGATTTGCATGTTATTGTATGGACAAGTGTGCTAAcagtattatttttgttttgttcctaGCTTCTTTACTCACTTCCCTTGTTTGGAGGGTCATccatctttatatatatatatatatatatgtgtgtgtgtgtgtgtgtgtgtgtgtgtgtgtgtgtgtgtggacgaCCCATTTGTGTGTGGGTGACTCACTTGCCATAGAAATTGTACAAGTGTAGCTCGTCCTAATAGTGGCGATGGAGATTTTTACTATGGGAACGTCTTGGCCGGTTGCTCGTCCATGGCCCAAATACCAATCATGTGCTTTTTCTCGTCCACTACTTGGGCGTTATTCTTATAATTACAATTTCTTACCATCCTTTTCTTTGGACGAGTATAGACTTTCTCGTCTGTCTTTTTCAGACGAGTGTGCCTTAGCTCATTTttgttgctttatcctcatttcgaggaaagcttatgaacaTTACATCtctgcgtccagagattttcattcgtcttaggcttttgccttCTTGTGGGTATCattatgaaaattagatttatgcattaaatacattggaaatccaaaccatattattacataaaCGTCGTCCACAAATATGGCCCTGCTTAAAAGCTAGTGCCTTAGGAAAATACTTATGTATACAACCTTGTCTTTCATAAAGTTGTTTAtagacggtgcaaaagtttaaaaactagtgcactttttattcttaaaacacacAATAGTAGTAGTAAAAACACACAATAATAAACATGAGTAAATACATAGACCACGGCTACAACCTCGTCCATAACTCTCGTTCCTGGTAATTCTTGCCCAAGCGCATCATTGATAGTACCTCCTTAGGTACTCCACGTTCCATGGATGCTCTAATTTTCGCTCATCCAGAACTTCCAAATAGTacgacccctgcctcttgcagttgattaccctataaggtcctaattttccatgagctgggttcttGGTTGCCAAAAAGACCCTTTTAAGAACGAGGTCCCCAATGTTGAAGCGCCtaggttttaccatggcatcatgctgcctgaccataagattcttgtatcttgttgtcctttgctccgcatccatccttacctcatcAATGAGATCAAGGTCAAGacaaagttgttcttcattttctttctcctgatacttcattactcgatggttagccatatgaacttttGCAAGTATGACTGCTTCGCTTCCGTAGGCTAGCTTGAAGGAGGTTTCTCCTGTCGGGGTCCTCACAGTCGTACTGTAGGCTCAAAGAACAACTGGCAACTCATCTGgtcatatcccttttgccccctcgagccgagtcttgatgattttcagcaaggatcgatttgctacttctgcttgttcATTCGCCTGTGGGTgagagggtgaggaatagtgattcttgattccaaactattcacaaaagtctctgaaaggtgcgttgtcaaactgtCGTCCGTTATCAGATACTTGTACCCTAGGTACTCTAAACCTACAtaaaatattcttccaaacaaaattcttaacattttatttcGTGATTTTTGTAAGAGGttcggcctccacccatttggtaaagtagtcaatccctactaccaaaaatttcatttgtctgGTTCCTAGGGGGAAAAAACCTAGAATATCCAGTCTTcattgtgcaaagggccatggggccatcattagGGTCTGGTACTCCGATGGTTGTTTAGGGATGTTACTATAACGCTGACACTAGTCACACATcttgacataagccttagcatctgcttgaATAGTAGGCCAGTAGTAGTCTGcatggacgaccttatggatTAGTGATCTCGCTCCCGAGTGATTTTTGTATGCCCCTTCGTGGACCTCCCTCAatacatagtttgactcgtctgGAGTCAGGCACCTTAGGTAAGGCTGGGAGAAGCCTCGCTTGTATAGTACCTTATCTATAAGGACGTACTTGGCAGCTCTGACCCTCAGTTTCCTAGCCTCGTCCttgtcttctagaagccttccCTCATTAAGATAGActattattggactcatccaatcttctcctcctcctatttgCTGTATTTCTGGAAGGTCTATACTCGGTATGTATTGGACCTTGTTGCACTCGTCCATAACTCCTCCTGTCGAAGCTGCCCtcgccaaggcatctgcttccatatttttcTCCCTTGGGAGTTGAACAAATCTCACTTCTTTAAACTTCTGGACGAGCCGCTTCACTTTGTTGAGATATTTCTTCATTCTATCTTCCTTAGCTTCACATATTCCATTTACTTGATTAATAACTAATTGAGAGTTTCCTTTAACCACTACTGACTCTGCCCCTAAAAACTTAGTCAATTCCAGCCCTTTGAAGAGAGCCTCATATTCAGCTTCGTTATTGGTGGTTTCGTACTGCAGACAAGCCGCGTATTCTAACTTGTCTCCCTTCGGGGATTTTAGTACTACTCCAATCCCTCTTGCGTATAATGTGGATGAGCCATCTACATTAATAACCCACCTTTGAGTCTCTTCATCCAGATCGTCCTGACTGGGAGTGAACTTCGCAATGAAGTCCGCCAATGCTTGTGCTTTTATCGCGCTCTTTGGTTggtacctgacatcaaactcactaagctCAACTGCCCATTGGATTAGTCGTGCTGCGGCCTCCAACTTGTTCATCACCTTCTTTAGGGGATGATCTATCAGGACGTTGATAACATAAGCTTGAAAATAGTGCCTTAGCTTCTGAGAAGCTGTGATTAAAGCAAAGGCTggcttctccatcatcggatGTCGTCCTTCCGCTCCTCTCAACGCCCAACTTGTATAATAGACCGACTTTTGGATCCTCCCTTCTAATCTGATCAATGCCAAGCTCACTGCATGTGAGGACACCGCCAAATACAAGTATAATTCTTCACTAGGTACGACGGGCTTAGCAATGGTGTCATGGCGAGGTAAGCCTTCAGatcttggaaggccttctgacACTCTTCCATCCACTCAAAGCCTttctgaggactttaaagaatggtaaatacttgtcagtagcttccgaaacaaacctgttaagggcgacaacccgtccagtaagagactagacttctttgatgttcttcggtggttccatacttagtatcgcctggattttgtctagattcgcctcaattcctctatgtgaaactatgaaccccaaaaacttccctGATGAAATTCCAAAAGCACACTtacttggatttaatttcatgttataccgccGAAGTGTGTCAAAGGTTtcttgaaggtcgtcaagaTGCTTCTCCTCATCCAAACTCTTCACtagcatatcatctacgtaaacctCTACATTCCGCCCGATTTAaggacggaacatgtggttaactaGTCTTTGGTAAGTTGCCCTTGCATTTTTTaagccaaaaggcattaccttgtagcaaaataacccttggCTAATAATGAAAgaagttttctcttgatctgtctcgtccatctttatttggttgtagcctgaaaaggcatccatgaaactcaacagtttgacctgccgtcgagtccaccagttggtcaatgcgtggcaatggatagctgtccttggggcaagccttgtttaagtcagtaaagtccacgcacatctgCCATTTGCCATTggccttctttaccatgactacATTCGCCAACCAGTCCGGATAATAAACTTCCCAGATGAACTCCGCAGtaatcaacttctggacttcttccttgatggcattgtctcgctcaagAGCAAAAACTCTCTTCTTTTGACGCACAGGTTTGGAGTAAGGATACATGTTCAAAcgatgggtaatgacacttgggtcaatactcggcatgtcctcatgactccacgcgaagacatcaaggcttttcttcaagAACTGGACCAGAGCATGCTTTGTCTCCCTTTCCATACTCgtcccaattctagtgaacttctcgaGGCTGCTTTCGTCCAGAGGGACGTCTTCTAATGCCTCATTAGGTTCTGCTGTAatccttctctcgtctatgCTCATTGTCTGCACGTGCTTGTTCATTGCCAACATGGCTAAGTAGCACTCTCTGGCAGCTAActggtctccttgtacttgACCCACTCCATACTCGGTCGGGAGTTTGACGGACAAAtagtaggtagaggttaccaccttccaactattcaaagttggccttccaataatagcattatatgatgatgaaTAATCAACAATaaggaagtttacctctttgggTATCTGCTGCGGATATGCTCCAACCACCACCGATAATGTAATGGTGCCCACAGGCTGCACCTTTATTCTTCCAAATTCCACCAATGGTGAATTCACTGGTCGAAGTTGATCTCGTCCCAACCTCATTTATTGGAAGGCGGGGTCATACAGAATGTCCGccgagctgccattgtctactAACACCCTCCTAGTCGTATAATCGACAATGAGCAGGGTAATGACAATCGCGTCGTCGTGGGGGTGGTGAACTCTTTCAGCATCCTCGTCCGTGAATGTGATGGCTTGCTCATCAGCTTCCCTTGTCCTAGGAGATCGTCTAGACAACTggacgttttgcaccacctttaggtatgtcttccttgatttggtCGACTGAGCTGCCGAAGTTCCCCCTATAATAACTCCTATTTCTCCAAGTGGAGGTCGTGATGACTCTTCTACCTTGGCCTTCAGCTTTTCGTCTttttggtctcgtccaaggaaattcctcAACTTCCCTTGTCtgataagattctctatctgctgctttGAATCAAAACACCCGTCCGTGTCGTGGCCATGGTCTCtatgaaagcggcaatacttgttcctattgcgcttgttaggatctcaTTTCATCTTCTctagccacttcaaggacggattgtccttgatttgcataagcacttgctctAATGGTGTATTCAAGGGAGTGCATTGCTGATTTCTCGTTgaggaactcgccttcttaccatcttttttctcttctgtccaagccttctttggacgaggacctTGATCTGGATGACGCAGGTGACTCGCTTCCGAACGCtctgctctcttcctcttcttggctatgatcgcatcctcagcattcatgaaattttgggtCGAATGGACAAGTTCAGCCATAGTTTATGGTTCCTGCttgtagagcttatgaatgaacaagtcagagctgaccccattatggaaggcggccaataacaacttatcgtCCATTTCATCCACCGTCAAGACTTCTCTGTTAAACCGGGTAATAAAGGACCGTAAACTTTCATtctccccttgctctatagttagcaaagtggaagaggaacgcttgtggcgttgtcctccaataaaattattgacgaacaacttactcaattcCTCAAATAAGCCCACagagtttaggggtattttgctgaaccacacccgTGCTGGTCCCTTAAGTATGGTAGGGAATGCTTTACACATAATCTCGTCTGGAACCCCTTAAAGGTGCATGGTAGTCTTAAAGGTAGCGATGTGATCACACGAGTCACGagttccatcatatgaatccaaggaaggcattttgaacttcgggggtaggggatgactattgatggaagccgtgaaagggaAATCCGATCGGTGAACTAAGTCATCCACGGGGTTCGCCCGTCtcatattctccttcatttcatccatagCTTTTCTCATTAGAttcatctccctctccaagtgtggcactcttcttgaagtaGTACCCCTTGACTGATTCTCAAACTCAACGTTCTCTCCTCTACCCTCTTGACTTGGGCTTGCCCTTCCGCATGCCTTTCATGATGCTGCCTCCTTAAATTGATCTCTCTATTCAACTCTTGGTTTTGACAGGTTAATTCCACCGTAGcagcagccatggattgtatatgttagATGGAAGGaggttgcatgacaggcgctgatTGACGATCGCGGTGGGGATTACTTgatgcatccctactctcctagtggcctgggctggtagccctcaATCTTGTctgaaccattcagccttttatCTGGGAAAGACGaatcgttaaaaaaaaaaaaacgaatgaAAAGGACACTCTTtaccacagacggcgccaactgatgatgcgaagaaaatcaataggctggatgctccggatttgaaaggactactggttgtCTTAATggcttgaaaaagaaagaacaataatCAAAGGTGACTGGAGTTGCcgaccaaaaaccctccgatgccaaagttagtttctctcttaaattttggaGATCCAACTTTTCAAGAAGTGTCCAAAAAACGTCCCTTTGCCGGGCCTGTATGGACATTTATATATTGTGCCCCAAAAACAGTTATTTAGATTCGTAACTTCTCCCATATTTTTAAGAGATCAGAGGGTCAAGggtaacttccacaactgccaCGAGAGTTATATTTCATTCTTTTGCAACTACTGTTGACAGTTAATTTTTTGAGTGAAAGTTACAGTGGTGAAACCAGTTATTGCTCACGCCTTGGAGTCATAATCCATGGTTATTTGAATAAGGGAATGACACTTGGAATTTTCTAAGTATCGTGGGTCGTCCATGTGCTTTCCTGTGGACGACCCCTGGTATGGACGGATCGTCCTGCATCATGTTGAACACCTGTGGGTCGTCCATGTATTTTCTAACATACTACTCTTtaccacagacggcgccaactgatgatgcgaagaaaatcagtaggctggatgctccagatttgaaaggactactggttgtcttgatggcctgaaaaagaaagaacaataatcaaaggtgaccggggttgccgaccaaaaaccctccgatgccaaagttagtttctctcttaaattttggaGATCCAACTTTTCAAAAAGTGTCCAAAAAACGTCCCTTTGCCAGGCCTGTATggacatatatatattgtgccCCAAAAACAGTTATTTAGATTCGTAACTTCTCCCATATTTTTAAGAGATCAGAGAGTCAAGggtaacttccacaactgccaAGAGAGTTATATTTCATTCTTTTGCAACTGCTGTTGACAGTTAATTTTTTGAGTGAAAGTTACAATGGTGAAACCAGTTATTGCTCACGCCTTGGAGTCATAATCCATGGTTATTTGAATAAGGGAATGACACTTGGAATTTTCTAAGTATCGTGGGTCGTCCATGTGCTTTCCTGTGGACGTGTGCTTTCCTGTGGACGACCCCTAATATGGACGAATCGTCCTGCGTCATGTTGAACACCTGTGGGTCGTCTATGTATTTTCTAACAGACTACCCCTGGCATGGACGACTGTGGACATTCTAGAGTTGGTTGTTTTTCATATCTCCTCAACAGTAGACATATGAAAACTTCCTTTAATATCCATAGGGGCCACATCTGCATCTTCATACTCATCAAgcaattcataacaaaaattcttaatattttctattttcaaatcaaaatttatttcataaatattaGGATAGTTAAACTCCAACAACTTCATCTTATATGTTGGATCAAAAATGGCAGCAATACCCATAACAACATTAACATCAACCCAATAAGAACGACATTCTACTTATCATCTCATTTGAGAAAAAGCTCCATTCATTCAATGTTATTTTCAACTCACACACCAAAGTAAAATACATATTAGCTATAGGTATTTATGACTAGAGAATAACTAAGTCGCACTATAGAACAACTCCAACCTCCCACAAATATCATTGGCTACATCTCAATCCTTCTCAATTGGCAAACAAGTATAAGATGCTTCACGTTTAACCAAACAAGAGAAAACATCTTTCTAATGCAAAGCAGTAAAAAACATTAAGTAAGTTGAATTATAACGTGTCCTACAATCCAAGACCAATTCTTTGGCACATTGAACACATAATATTTAATGtgcatttttatcaaatttctaCCTCATTTTTGGTGATCAAGTCCAATAAATCACATTATTATGAATCTTTTCAATACAATCACCAATAAGAGACAATCCATCTTGAATAACCAAATTCAAGATATGTGCAACACACCTCATTTGGATCGGGTAGTTGAATATTAGACCCGTATTCAACCGAATAGTTGGATCGGAATTGTCAGTTAGGCGGGTTTGGGCCATTAATGGGCctagttttttttgttcaatttttccAGCCCTCTTAGCCCAAATTAAGGAGTTTGgcagttttaaaaattatttgggtgtcatttttttaactttccatATAAAACAGATTGGGCctctattttccttttttctttttttcaaatgggCCTTCAAGTAAACTTAAATTAAGCTACTTCACTTATAAATATATTAGGCCTTCAGAACAAAAACTTCTTggaaaaaaaacctcaaaaagcCACATTGACTACCTGGAAAACTTCCTATTTTCACCACCTGTGACTTGTTAAACAGCCAcactaaaaaattaacacaacaaataacctggacaaaatagcaaaacaataCACAAAACATGTGTTTTTCGAACAAtcacacaacaacaacagaTAAGCCAACCACAACAAGCATAAGCTACAGATTTATATTGAAATACTTCcatctatatatataggctGAGAAGGAAATTAAATTACTGCAATTTTATAAGGCAGTAAATCTTAAGAAGGCAGTAACCTTGCTAGTTATAGAATGTTCCCAGcaatataattaattacaattataaatACCACaggtatttaaaaaaaaaagtttttcccAAGCATTAAATGTCAAATACTCAAGCTTATAactaatagaaaagaaaacctatatGATTCCtaggatttcttttttataagcaTTAAGACTAGTATTGTTAGAAAAGCATTTTACAAAAAAGCTTCCAAGATGTTCCCAAAAGGCTGccttttctacaaaataaatgattccgcctacaaaagacaaaaaaaatttaacaaataatacaTTACTACCAAATACAAGACCAAATATAAAGGGTAGCAGGTTTATAACAGTATGAGGCCAAAGGCAGTAACATACCAAGTCAGTTATCAATTTTCAACACTAATTAAGGGTCGTTTGCCAGAGCTAGAACCCAATTTGGAGATGGTACTTGCTAATGCACTTGATGatgattgttgatttaaaactagaaaagaaaaagaaataaatacaacatattaaattttatttgaacaTGAGACATTcagtaataattaaaaaactatAAGTTCCAGAATTTAAACATATAACCTAAATCGTGAAATTCCTCCTCCAATGCCTCAACCTCATCCCTTGATTAGAGATGAGAAATTGGTACTGTGGCTTGAAGCCAATTTTGTGCACATTCAAGGTTTTAAAccatgagaggagagagagaacttcGAAATGGATCAACAATGCGGCCTTCGGTGCTAAATGTTGACTCAGATGCAACGGTCAAAATTGGTACAGCCAGTACATCCATAGCCACTTTGGACAACATTGGGTACCTACTAGAATTGTCCTTCCACCACCCCAATACCTCAAAATTCACATCCCTTCTACCATcacaatttttagcaaaatactTTTCAACCTCATTACTACAACCTACAGATTAGTCAGCTTCTAAGAAAAGTTCATATCAAGAGTGAACCATCACATATAGATCACTAACATCACCTACCATTTGTGTCCTCTCACTCCCACTTGGTTCTTGCACATTATGTGAATTAACAGAATAGTAAAAAGTATACAACTTCACCAAAAGCTCTTTCACCTTATCAACTTTCACTTTCCCCACTTCATTCCCATAAATTTCAGAAAGAGAATCAAGAATCACAGCCACATACAAAAGATGATTAATTTTATCACCTTCCCCCCAATACTTCTCAAATTTAGTTTGCATGTTTGTGGTTGTGTTTTTCAAGAGGATGTTTTGGGATTTAACTAAGGTTGCGTTTGTTTCAACGGTAAATAACTTtcagaaaatgttttcagcatttgcgggtgtttggcaacactTGAAATTTCAGTCAAACG
This region includes:
- the LOC142606113 gene encoding uncharacterized protein LOC142606113, which produces MEKPAFALITASQKLRHYFQAYVINVLIDHPLKKVMNKLEAAARLIQWAVELSEFDVRYQPKSAIKAQALADFIAKFTPSQDDLDEETQRWVINVDGSSTLYARGIGVVLKSPKGDKLEYAACLQYETTNNEAEYEALFKGLELTKFLGAESVVVKGNSQLVINQVNGICEAKEDRMKKYLNKVKRLVQKFKEVRFVQLPREKNMEADALARAASTGGVMDECNKVQYIPSIDLPEIQQIGGGEDWMSPIIVYLNEGRLLEDKDEARKLRVRAAKYVLIDKVLYKRGFSQPYLRCLTPDESNYVLREVHEGAYKNHSGARSLIHKVVHADYYWPTIQADAKAYVKMCD